One genomic segment of Chryseobacterium phocaeense includes these proteins:
- a CDS encoding NADP-dependent malic enzyme produces the protein MSSKTHRDEKNFNQAALDYHKAEPKGKIEVIPSKPHSSQRDLSLAYSPGVAVPCMEIHDKPETVYDYTGKGNLVAVISNGTAVLGLGDIGAEASKPVMEGKGLLFKIFADINVFDIEINEKDPDKFIQIVKGIAPTFGGINLEDIKAPEAFYIEQKLKEELDIPLMHDDQHGTAIISAAALINALQIAGKNIGEVKMVVNGAGAAAIACTNLYISLGLKRENVLMCDSKGVINHKRENLTPEKLDFIAQTDIETLEDAVKGSDVFIGLSKGNVMTPDMLSGMNENPIVFALANPDPEIAYDLAIETRKDVIMATGRSDYPNQVNNVLGFPYIFRGALDVQATGINEEMKLAAVHAIADLAKEPVPEAVILAYNVQNLQFGREYFIPKPFDNRLITKVSSAVAKAAIESGIAGKNIEDFEEYENQLLDRMGRDEKLVRMMQSRAKSNPKRITLGNAEEYNVLKAAQILYEEGIAFPSLLGDKKYIKEQMERFGISLDVPIIDPSDDDQKENRKKYRETLWKLRQRKGMNEYKAKRYVRQRDYFGPLMLRHGDTDGLIVGFSKNYTSVLRPVLEVIEKDKGVDKIAAMMMILSEKKPIFFADTSINQNPTAEDLVNIAKMAEITVKSFAIEPRIAMLGFENFAAISDTSKKVAKAVSILHEKYPKMVVDGEIQPDFAMNADHLSDYPFSKLGTTPANTFVFPNLESANLSYKIIRGMKVAQVIGPILMGLKQPVHVLQMRSSVDEIVNLATVAVLDAQRRENKK, from the coding sequence ATGTCAAGTAAAACCCACCGCGACGAAAAGAACTTTAATCAGGCCGCGTTAGATTATCATAAAGCTGAACCTAAAGGAAAGATCGAAGTTATCCCTTCAAAACCGCACTCGTCCCAAAGAGACCTGTCATTGGCGTACTCACCGGGGGTGGCAGTTCCTTGTATGGAGATCCATGATAAGCCGGAAACCGTATACGATTATACAGGAAAAGGAAACCTGGTAGCTGTAATTTCAAACGGAACGGCTGTACTGGGATTGGGAGATATCGGAGCGGAAGCTTCAAAACCCGTAATGGAAGGAAAAGGTCTTTTATTCAAGATCTTTGCGGATATCAACGTTTTTGATATTGAGATTAATGAAAAAGATCCGGATAAATTCATTCAGATTGTAAAAGGGATTGCTCCTACATTCGGAGGAATTAACCTTGAAGATATTAAAGCCCCTGAAGCATTCTATATTGAGCAGAAACTGAAAGAAGAGCTTGATATTCCATTAATGCACGATGATCAGCACGGAACAGCGATTATTTCTGCTGCTGCCCTGATCAATGCCCTGCAGATTGCCGGTAAAAACATCGGAGAAGTAAAAATGGTGGTGAACGGAGCCGGAGCGGCTGCCATTGCCTGTACCAATCTGTATATTTCCTTAGGACTGAAAAGAGAAAACGTCCTGATGTGCGACAGTAAAGGTGTAATCAATCATAAAAGGGAAAACCTTACTCCTGAAAAATTAGACTTTATAGCTCAAACAGATATTGAAACTCTTGAAGATGCTGTAAAAGGCTCCGATGTCTTTATCGGTCTATCCAAAGGAAACGTGATGACTCCTGACATGCTTTCCGGCATGAATGAGAACCCCATCGTTTTTGCCCTGGCCAATCCTGATCCTGAAATTGCCTACGATCTTGCGATTGAAACCCGTAAAGATGTGATCATGGCAACAGGAAGAAGTGACTATCCTAATCAGGTGAACAACGTACTTGGATTCCCTTACATTTTCCGTGGTGCTCTGGATGTTCAGGCAACAGGAATTAATGAAGAGATGAAGTTGGCAGCCGTCCATGCTATTGCAGACCTTGCTAAAGAACCGGTACCGGAAGCCGTAATTCTTGCTTACAATGTTCAGAACTTACAGTTTGGAAGAGAGTATTTCATTCCGAAACCGTTTGACAACAGGCTGATCACCAAAGTATCCAGTGCGGTAGCAAAAGCAGCCATTGAAAGCGGTATTGCCGGAAAAAATATCGAAGACTTCGAAGAATACGAAAACCAGCTATTGGACAGAATGGGAAGAGATGAGAAGCTGGTAAGAATGATGCAGAGCCGTGCAAAATCCAATCCGAAAAGAATTACCTTAGGAAACGCTGAAGAATATAACGTTTTGAAAGCAGCACAGATCCTTTACGAAGAAGGAATTGCCTTCCCGAGCCTTTTAGGAGATAAAAAATACATCAAGGAACAGATGGAACGTTTCGGAATCAGTCTGGATGTTCCAATTATTGATCCAAGTGATGACGACCAGAAAGAAAACAGAAAAAAATACAGGGAAACCCTTTGGAAACTTCGCCAGAGAAAAGGAATGAACGAGTACAAAGCTAAAAGATATGTTCGCCAGAGAGATTATTTCGGTCCTTTGATGTTGAGACATGGGGATACAGACGGTCTTATCGTTGGCTTCTCTAAAAACTATACCTCCGTGCTTCGTCCGGTTCTGGAAGTGATTGAAAAGGATAAAGGAGTAGATAAAATAGCGGCCATGATGATGATCCTTTCAGAAAAGAAACCGATTTTCTTCGCTGATACTTCCATCAACCAGAATCCTACAGCGGAAGACCTGGTGAACATTGCTAAAATGGCGGAAATTACAGTGAAATCTTTTGCCATAGAGCCGAGAATTGCCATGCTTGGTTTCGAAAACTTTGCTGCCATTTCAGATACTTCCAAAAAAGTAGCCAAAGCAGTAAGCATCCTTCACGAGAAATATCCTAAAATGGTGGTTGATGGAGAAATTCAGCCGGATTTTGCGATGAATGCAGATCATTTGAGTGATTATCCCTTCTCAAAATTAGGAACCACACCTGCAAATACCTTCGTTTTTCCGAATCTTGAAAGTGCGAATCTTTCCTACAAGATCATCAGAGGAATGAAAGTAGCCCAGGTAATCGGCCCGATTCTGATGGGACTGAAACAGCCGGTACACGTTTTACAGATGCGTTCAAGCGTAGACGAAATTGTAAACCTGGCCACTGTAGCGGTTCTTGACGCTCAGAGAAGAGAAAACAAGAAATAA
- a CDS encoding bacteriocin-like protein, translating to MKNIKRLSRENLKQITGAGPRSQPIQSPDGTYYCLPSQGQMCAVNGCTATCVQGPCHLTTCFDINP from the coding sequence ATGAAAAACATTAAAAGATTGTCAAGAGAGAATTTAAAGCAAATTACTGGAGCAGGACCTAGAAGTCAGCCTATTCAGTCTCCGGATGGAACGTATTACTGTCTTCCGTCTCAGGGTCAGATGTGTGCGGTAAACGGCTGTACCGCAACTTGTGTTCAGGGCCCATGTCATCTTACCACATGCTTTGATATCAATCCTTAA
- the ruvA gene encoding Holliday junction branch migration protein RuvA, whose product MIFSLQGSVQELTPAYAVINVQGVGYYVGISLMTSQALALNKPAFLFTQQIIREDAHLLFGFNTRSEKEMFNLLISVNGVGAVSALILLSTLSLEEIASAILSRNSALIQKAKGIGAKTAERIIVDLKDKVQKFSVTDENISAFADNKVKEESLSALEVLGIPKRMSEKIADRMMKQNPEISVEELVKQILKNI is encoded by the coding sequence ATGATATTTTCCTTACAAGGCAGTGTTCAAGAACTTACGCCCGCCTACGCAGTGATCAACGTACAAGGAGTTGGTTACTATGTAGGTATCAGTTTGATGACCTCCCAGGCTCTGGCCCTGAATAAGCCGGCATTTCTGTTTACACAACAAATCATCCGGGAAGATGCACATCTTCTTTTTGGGTTTAACACACGTTCAGAAAAAGAAATGTTCAATCTGTTAATAAGCGTTAACGGAGTTGGAGCCGTTTCAGCCCTCATACTTCTTTCCACTTTAAGCCTTGAAGAGATCGCTTCGGCCATCCTTTCCAGGAACAGTGCACTCATTCAGAAAGCAAAAGGAATTGGGGCCAAAACCGCTGAAAGAATCATCGTGGATTTGAAAGATAAAGTCCAAAAATTCAGCGTTACAGACGAAAATATTTCTGCTTTTGCGGATAATAAAGTGAAGGAAGAATCGTTATCTGCATTAGAAGTTTTAGGAATCCCGAAACGCATGAGCGAGAAGATCGCAGACAGAATGATGAAACAGAATCCGGAGATCTCCGTAGAAGAATTGGTAAAACAAATTTTAAAAAATATTTAA